The following proteins are co-located in the Dyadobacter chenwenxiniae genome:
- a CDS encoding nucleoside recognition domain-containing protein — MALNYIFVSFFVIAFVIALLKFILTGDVQTFKAITEGMLEMAKVAVMDIALPLTGVMAFFLGILNVGEKAGIIDRLARFIGPFFNKLFPEVPKDHPANGQMIMNFSANFLGLDNAATPFGLKAMQSLQELNPSKDTASNAQIMFLVLHTSGLQIIPLSIIAQRAILGAESPSDVFIPCVVGTYVTTVVAMLITAAWQKINLFNRTVMLGLGSVTTVMVLIMWYLTSLPKEQIETISVFVGNSVLLGVVAGFLLWAMYRKVNVFETFIEGAKGGFATSITIIPYLVGLLVAISAFRTCGAMDYLIDGLKWAFSLTGMNTDFTDALPVALMKPLSGSGARALMIDAMKEFGPDSFVGRLVCIFQGSADTTLYIVALYFGSVGIKNTRYAIVAGLIADFVGVLAGIWLGYLFFH; from the coding sequence ATGGCGTTAAATTATATTTTCGTATCCTTTTTTGTCATTGCTTTTGTCATTGCGTTATTGAAATTTATCCTAACCGGGGATGTGCAGACATTTAAGGCGATAACCGAGGGGATGCTGGAAATGGCCAAAGTGGCGGTGATGGACATTGCTTTGCCGCTTACAGGTGTAATGGCGTTTTTTCTGGGCATTCTGAATGTCGGCGAAAAGGCTGGTATTATTGACCGACTGGCACGATTTATAGGGCCATTTTTTAACAAATTATTTCCGGAGGTGCCCAAAGATCATCCGGCAAACGGCCAGATGATCATGAACTTTTCGGCCAATTTTCTTGGACTGGATAATGCTGCAACGCCTTTCGGGCTAAAAGCCATGCAAAGTTTGCAGGAACTCAATCCAAGCAAGGACACCGCTTCCAATGCGCAAATCATGTTCCTTGTTTTGCATACATCCGGTTTGCAGATCATTCCATTATCCATCATCGCGCAGAGGGCCATATTAGGCGCGGAAAGCCCTTCTGATGTATTTATTCCTTGTGTTGTAGGGACCTATGTGACCACGGTTGTAGCAATGCTGATAACGGCTGCCTGGCAAAAAATCAATCTTTTTAACCGGACTGTAATGCTGGGGCTGGGGAGTGTGACCACCGTTATGGTGTTGATAATGTGGTATTTAACAAGTTTGCCAAAAGAGCAGATCGAAACGATTTCTGTTTTTGTTGGTAACTCCGTCCTGCTGGGGGTTGTAGCAGGATTCTTGTTATGGGCCATGTATCGGAAAGTGAATGTCTTTGAAACATTCATCGAAGGGGCAAAAGGCGGGTTCGCAACTTCAATTACCATCATCCCATATCTTGTCGGTCTGCTTGTCGCTATCAGTGCATTCCGGACGTGCGGTGCAATGGATTATCTCATAGATGGTTTAAAATGGGCTTTTTCGCTAACCGGAATGAACACAGATTTTACGGATGCCTTGCCCGTTGCGCTCATGAAACCACTCAGCGGAAGTGGGGCGCGTGCACTTATGATAGACGCTATGAAAGAATTTGGGCCCGATTCATTTGTGGGTCGCCTTGTATGCATTTTCCAGGGTTCGGCGGATACGACGCTTTACATCGTTGCACTGTATTTTGGCTCAGTGGGCATCAAAAACACTCGCTATGCCATTGTAGCTGGATTAATCGCCGACTTTGTAGGCGTTTTGGCTGGAATTTGGCTTGGATATTTATTTTTCCATTGA
- a CDS encoding TolC family protein — MLNSLRKSALLFIVFCVFVAGNTAFAQKDTSQAANTYSLEDCIRIALETNPSIKISELTVQTNSNIYAQSKWQRWPSISFSASQGFSSGRNIDPFTNQFVQQNVNSNNYQLGGQLTLFNGFQTKNTIKFNDANYKASAKDLDAARNDLMLNVALSYLQVITNEELIEVAKFQVQASQLQVERTTKLLEAGTLAESSLLDLKAQLANDELTLINAENNLETAKLNLKQFMNIPGSEQINVVKIKVADPTLQAYDATIQEIFDVARGNLPQMQAAELRIEAAKTNIDLAKGAALPSLTLNGGIYTAFSSAAPDERFVGDGTGFTITDVISPTDYVVIDNKQIPLVQKIRTQNGEMRTFRYLDQLNFNRNSAFNINLNIPIFTNFRVKYNVANAKIQQKTYEYQAQQVQLTIRKNVEQAYIDMTNAAKRYSATANQVRALQETFRVSQVRFDVGAINSVEYSIAKANLDRANGNLVQAKYDYVFRTKILDFYMNRPLSDF, encoded by the coding sequence ATGCTAAATTCGTTACGCAAATCCGCACTTCTTTTCATCGTATTTTGTGTATTTGTCGCAGGAAACACAGCTTTCGCGCAAAAGGATACCAGTCAGGCAGCTAACACATATTCTCTTGAAGACTGCATTCGGATTGCGTTGGAAACCAATCCATCGATAAAAATTTCGGAGCTGACTGTTCAGACCAACAGCAACATTTATGCCCAGTCTAAATGGCAACGCTGGCCAAGCATCAGTTTCAGCGCCAGCCAGGGATTCAGTTCAGGTAGGAACATTGATCCTTTTACCAACCAGTTTGTTCAGCAAAATGTAAACTCAAACAACTATCAGCTCGGTGGACAGCTCACCCTTTTTAACGGTTTTCAGACTAAAAACACCATTAAATTTAATGATGCCAATTACAAAGCCAGCGCAAAGGACCTGGACGCCGCCCGCAATGACCTTATGCTGAATGTCGCTCTGTCTTACCTTCAAGTGATTACAAATGAGGAATTAATTGAAGTGGCGAAGTTTCAAGTGCAGGCGTCCCAATTACAAGTGGAAAGAACCACCAAATTATTAGAAGCAGGAACATTGGCAGAAAGCAGTTTACTTGATTTAAAAGCACAGCTGGCCAATGATGAACTCACGCTGATCAATGCCGAAAACAACCTGGAAACGGCGAAACTAAATTTGAAACAATTCATGAACATTCCCGGCAGCGAGCAGATCAATGTGGTGAAAATCAAGGTTGCAGATCCCACATTGCAAGCTTACGACGCCACAATCCAGGAGATATTCGACGTTGCACGCGGAAACTTGCCGCAAATGCAGGCTGCTGAGCTGAGGATTGAGGCCGCAAAAACCAACATCGATCTCGCCAAGGGTGCGGCATTGCCTTCGTTAACATTAAACGGAGGGATCTACACTGCGTTTTCAAGTGCCGCCCCCGATGAACGTTTCGTTGGAGATGGAACGGGCTTTACGATTACAGATGTGATTTCTCCGACAGACTATGTTGTTATTGATAATAAACAAATTCCACTTGTTCAGAAAATAAGAACTCAGAACGGGGAAATGCGCACTTTTCGCTATCTGGATCAGTTGAATTTCAACCGTAACTCAGCCTTTAATATCAACCTCAACATCCCGATTTTTACGAATTTCCGGGTGAAATACAATGTAGCTAACGCCAAAATCCAGCAGAAAACTTACGAATATCAGGCCCAGCAGGTTCAGCTGACGATTCGCAAAAATGTGGAACAAGCTTACATCGACATGACCAATGCAGCAAAACGATACTCGGCAACGGCTAATCAGGTAAGGGCATTACAAGAAACCTTTCGCGTTTCGCAAGTGCGGTTTGACGTCGGTGCGATCAATTCTGTGGAATACAGCATTGCCAAAGCCAACCTCGACAGGGCCAATGGAAACCTGGTTCAGGCCAAATACGATTACGTCTTCCGGACCAAGATCCTCGATTTCTATATGAACCGCCCGTTATCGGATTTTTAA
- a CDS encoding efflux RND transporter periplasmic adaptor subunit, producing the protein MARKSSKRIWWITAGIVALLVAGLFGAKQAGYIGKPKATEVEYTNVKKTDIIERVSASGKVQPEVEVKLSPDVSGEIISLNVAEGDSVVKGQLLLKIRPDNYESLMARAQAAVNSSKANYEQTKAMVAQAEARLIQAKANFERNKKLYNDKVISAADYEQFASTFGVAQQDVESSKANVSAALYNIKSAEASLKDAAENLRKTSIFAPVSGIVSLLNVEAGERVVGTSQMAGTEMMRIANLSNMEVRVNVNENDIVRVALGDTAEIDVDAYSASGRKFRGIVKEIANTAAGLASSTSTSSAVSSASADAVTEFEVKVKILNESFADLMVSKSKKSYPFKPGMTASVEIITERKNNVISVPIAAVTTRSSTPPVAAGARPGEQTDQAPDEEDDKKPKKVELIKEIVFIDVNGKAEMKEVKTGISDFENIEILSGLKPGDRIISGPYIAVSKNLKNGDLVEKKKEEVKKDDKKSNENAN; encoded by the coding sequence ATGGCACGTAAATCTTCGAAACGGATCTGGTGGATTACAGCAGGCATTGTCGCACTTCTTGTAGCGGGTTTATTTGGAGCTAAACAGGCCGGTTACATTGGCAAACCCAAAGCCACAGAAGTTGAATATACCAATGTTAAAAAGACGGATATTATCGAGCGCGTCAGTGCCTCAGGGAAGGTTCAGCCGGAGGTCGAGGTGAAACTTAGTCCGGACGTTTCAGGAGAAATCATCAGTTTGAATGTTGCCGAGGGCGATTCTGTGGTGAAAGGACAGCTATTATTAAAGATTCGTCCTGATAACTACGAGTCTTTAATGGCACGTGCACAGGCAGCCGTGAATTCCAGCAAAGCCAACTACGAGCAGACCAAAGCTATGGTTGCACAGGCCGAAGCGCGTTTGATACAAGCGAAAGCAAATTTTGAAAGAAATAAAAAACTGTATAATGATAAAGTAATTTCAGCCGCAGATTACGAGCAGTTTGCATCCACATTCGGCGTTGCACAACAGGACGTTGAATCTTCAAAAGCCAATGTTTCAGCAGCGTTATATAACATTAAAAGCGCCGAAGCAAGTTTGAAAGACGCAGCAGAGAACTTGCGGAAAACCAGCATATTCGCACCGGTGAGCGGAATTGTATCATTGTTGAACGTAGAAGCTGGCGAACGCGTGGTGGGAACGTCACAGATGGCCGGAACAGAAATGATGCGCATTGCAAACCTCAGTAACATGGAAGTGCGCGTGAATGTGAATGAGAACGATATTGTGCGGGTTGCGCTGGGCGACACAGCCGAAATCGATGTGGACGCATACAGCGCTTCGGGGCGCAAGTTCCGGGGCATTGTGAAAGAGATTGCAAACACGGCGGCCGGCCTGGCTTCGTCTACATCCACAAGTTCGGCCGTGTCGAGCGCTTCTGCCGACGCAGTGACTGAATTTGAGGTGAAAGTCAAAATATTAAATGAGTCCTTTGCTGATCTGATGGTTTCCAAATCCAAAAAATCCTATCCGTTCAAGCCAGGGATGACCGCTTCGGTGGAAATCATCACAGAACGAAAAAACAATGTGATTTCTGTCCCAATTGCCGCAGTGACCACCAGAAGCAGCACGCCCCCTGTCGCAGCCGGTGCGCGTCCCGGTGAACAAACGGATCAAGCTCCCGATGAGGAAGACGATAAAAAGCCTAAAAAAGTGGAGTTGATAAAAGAAATCGTGTTCATTGATGTGAACGGAAAAGCGGAAATGAAAGAAGTTAAAACCGGGATCAGCGATTTCGAAAATATTGAGATCCTTTCGGGCCTTAAACCGGGCGACCGGATTATCTCCGGGCCATACATTGCTGTTTCCAAAAACCTCAAGAACGGTGACTTGGTAGAAAAAAAGAAAGAAGAAGTGAAAAAAGACGATAAAAAATCAAATGAAAACGCGAACTGA
- a CDS encoding NAD(P)H-dependent glycerol-3-phosphate dehydrogenase, which produces MSFLNNIKIAVIGGGSWATALIKILCEQNHVQIRWWLRNQKDIEHIRKFHHNPSYLSDVVLSPRKIKVFEKTTDAVKGADYVILAVPAAFVQEALRDLSGKHLQGKRIVSAIKGMVPDQNMLITDWISKEYGIDLNETCVIAGPCHAEEVALEKQSYLSIASTECPSAEDFAKLMTCRYVTANPLDDLYGVEYAAVMKNIIALACGITHGLGYGDNFQAVLVSNAMQEIGNFVTALDPRERNMSSSAYLGDLLVTAYSQFSRNRLFGNMIGRGYSVKAAQLEMKMIAEGYYATKSITEMNKIHHVNLPITSAVHRILYEEQAPGMVMDELKKLLK; this is translated from the coding sequence ATGAGTTTTTTAAACAACATTAAGATTGCGGTGATAGGAGGGGGCAGTTGGGCAACTGCGCTGATCAAGATCCTTTGCGAACAGAATCATGTCCAGATCCGGTGGTGGCTGCGCAATCAGAAGGACATTGAGCATATCAGGAAATTTCACCACAATCCCAGCTATCTCAGCGATGTTGTGCTCTCTCCCAGGAAAATTAAGGTTTTTGAAAAGACCACAGACGCGGTAAAAGGCGCAGATTACGTGATCCTGGCCGTTCCGGCAGCATTCGTTCAGGAAGCATTGCGCGACTTGTCCGGCAAACATTTGCAAGGCAAAAGGATCGTTTCAGCCATCAAAGGCATGGTCCCGGACCAAAACATGCTCATTACAGACTGGATTTCAAAGGAGTACGGCATTGATCTGAACGAAACCTGCGTCATTGCCGGCCCATGTCACGCGGAAGAAGTGGCTTTGGAAAAGCAATCCTACTTGTCCATTGCCTCTACAGAATGCCCCAGCGCTGAGGATTTTGCCAAACTCATGACTTGCCGTTACGTGACGGCCAACCCGCTCGATGATCTCTATGGTGTTGAATACGCGGCAGTTATGAAAAATATTATCGCATTGGCATGCGGCATCACGCATGGACTCGGTTATGGCGACAATTTTCAGGCGGTGTTGGTTTCGAACGCTATGCAGGAAATCGGGAATTTTGTAACCGCCCTTGACCCGCGTGAACGCAACATGAGTTCTTCCGCCTATCTCGGCGATCTGCTCGTAACTGCCTATTCCCAATTCAGCCGGAATCGCCTTTTTGGCAACATGATCGGCCGTGGATACAGCGTTAAAGCAGCACAATTGGAAATGAAAATGATCGCAGAAGGTTATTATGCAACCAAAAGCATTACCGAAATGAACAAAATCCACCACGTGAACCTGCCTATAACCAGCGCCGTTCACCGAATTTTATATGAAGAGCAAGCGCCGGGCATGGTGATGGACGAATTAAAGAAATTATTGAAATAA
- a CDS encoding sialidase family protein: MHVPKILSASLLTGLWLASMSLISCNSKKSETAETEVTDSLASKKEFVFGDKRDFAQCHASTLVRLDNGQYLIAWFGGTEEKNPDVGIWVSKGQPGNWSAPKEVAKIREDAHWNPVLQKTSDGKIILYFKVGKEIAHWETWVKTSADNGETWSDAYELVKGDKGGRGPVKDKLIELSNGDWLAGASNEVNRWEVFVDRSTDKGKTWTASPYFKIDTTEIKGKGAIQPTLWESKPGHVHMLVRTTGGVIGRSDSFDNGKTWTTIKKTSLPNPNSGIDLAKLPDGTLVLAYNPSDKDWGSRSPLSLIMSYDNGQNWTDRVDIATGKKEDEYSYPAIISFGDSVAVTYTFNRRKIAFWSGSKKDIVELVAKSKSKAAQ; this comes from the coding sequence ATGCACGTTCCGAAAATCCTGTCTGCAAGTCTCCTGACCGGCCTTTGGCTGGCCTCTATGTCGCTGATTTCCTGCAATTCTAAAAAATCTGAAACTGCCGAAACGGAGGTAACAGATTCATTAGCAAGTAAGAAGGAGTTTGTTTTTGGCGATAAACGCGATTTCGCACAGTGCCATGCTTCTACGCTGGTAAGGCTGGACAATGGTCAATATCTGATTGCGTGGTTTGGTGGAACGGAGGAAAAAAATCCGGACGTAGGCATATGGGTTTCCAAAGGTCAGCCGGGAAACTGGAGTGCGCCAAAAGAGGTTGCCAAGATCCGGGAAGACGCGCACTGGAATCCTGTGCTGCAAAAAACGTCGGATGGGAAGATTATTTTATATTTCAAAGTTGGAAAAGAAATAGCGCATTGGGAAACGTGGGTGAAAACTTCGGCGGATAATGGTGAAACATGGTCGGATGCATATGAACTTGTAAAAGGTGATAAAGGAGGAAGAGGTCCTGTAAAAGATAAGCTCATTGAACTATCCAACGGCGACTGGCTGGCCGGCGCATCCAATGAGGTGAACCGCTGGGAAGTTTTTGTGGACAGAAGCACAGACAAAGGTAAAACCTGGACTGCAAGCCCGTATTTCAAAATTGACACAACCGAAATAAAAGGAAAAGGCGCAATCCAGCCAACATTATGGGAATCCAAGCCTGGCCATGTGCATATGCTGGTAAGGACCACCGGCGGCGTGATCGGCAGAAGTGATTCTTTTGATAATGGAAAAACATGGACAACAATAAAAAAAACATCCCTGCCTAATCCGAACAGTGGCATTGACCTGGCAAAACTGCCAGACGGAACACTGGTGCTTGCTTATAATCCGAGTGATAAAGATTGGGGTTCAAGGTCGCCCCTTTCGCTGATCATGTCTTACGATAACGGCCAAAACTGGACGGATCGGGTGGACATTGCCACAGGCAAGAAAGAAGACGAATATTCCTATCCCGCCATCATCAGCTTCGGGGATTCGGTGGCTGTAACGTATACATTCAACCGCCGGAAAATTGCATTCTGGTCTGGAAGCAAAAAGGATATCGTAGAACTGGTGGCAAAAAGCAAGAGTAAAGCGGCTCAGTAA
- a CDS encoding DEAD/DEAH box helicase, which yields MSFESLGLSEPLLKTIAEQNYTQPYPIQQEAIPAILKGNDVLGIAKTGSGKTASFVLPILELFQTKPAAPNRHISALILVPTRELAVQIAVVFQTFGERLPRKVKTLAVYGGVSINPQMIGLQGVEILVATPGRLIDLLSHKALNISQTQILVLDEADKMLNLGFAEEMKDIFFLLPKKRQSILFSATLGEEVDQINKTQLRNPVRIEIEEEEQNLDLIKQTGYFVDPDRRGPLLRYLIKTQEMNQVLVFVSATRTADNLVEKLNKNGIQAMAMHSKKSQGARTEALNKFKAGKLTVLVATDLVSRGIDIQFLPYVINFELPRSPKDYVHRIGRTGRAEASGEAISLICPEDVHHFKIIQKKMGKSVEMFESYDLELMGY from the coding sequence ATGTCTTTCGAATCGCTTGGCTTGTCCGAACCATTATTAAAAACCATTGCCGAACAGAATTATACTCAACCTTATCCGATCCAGCAGGAAGCAATTCCGGCTATTTTGAAAGGAAATGATGTGCTGGGCATTGCAAAGACGGGTTCAGGGAAAACGGCGAGCTTTGTTCTGCCTATTCTGGAATTGTTTCAAACCAAACCGGCGGCTCCGAACAGGCACATTTCGGCATTGATCCTGGTCCCTACACGCGAGCTGGCGGTGCAGATTGCGGTTGTTTTTCAAACATTTGGCGAAAGACTTCCCAGAAAAGTCAAGACGCTGGCGGTTTACGGAGGAGTTTCTATCAACCCGCAAATGATTGGTTTGCAAGGCGTTGAAATTCTCGTTGCAACACCCGGGCGACTAATCGACTTGTTGTCTCACAAGGCGCTTAACATTTCTCAAACCCAAATCTTGGTCTTGGATGAAGCGGATAAAATGCTTAACCTGGGATTTGCAGAGGAAATGAAGGACATCTTTTTTCTGTTGCCCAAAAAGCGTCAGAGCATTCTGTTTTCGGCGACATTAGGAGAGGAAGTTGACCAGATCAATAAAACGCAACTCAGAAATCCGGTTCGCATTGAGATTGAAGAAGAGGAGCAAAACCTGGATCTGATTAAGCAAACAGGCTATTTCGTTGACCCTGACAGAAGAGGACCATTGTTGAGATATCTGATTAAAACGCAGGAAATGAATCAGGTTCTGGTGTTTGTATCTGCGACCAGGACGGCTGATAATTTGGTTGAAAAACTAAATAAAAACGGGATCCAGGCCATGGCGATGCACAGCAAAAAAAGCCAGGGCGCCCGGACAGAAGCTTTGAACAAATTTAAAGCAGGCAAACTTACCGTGCTTGTTGCCACCGATCTGGTTTCCCGCGGCATCGACATTCAATTTCTTCCTTATGTGATCAATTTTGAGCTACCGCGATCTCCCAAAGATTACGTACACAGGATAGGCAGAACAGGCCGGGCAGAAGCATCCGGAGAAGCAATCTCGCTGATCTGCCCGGAAGACGTGCACCATTTCAAGATTATCCAAAAGAAAATGGGCAAAAGCGTCGAAATGTTCGAATCTTATGACCTGGAATTAATGGGTTACTGA
- a CDS encoding serine hydrolase domain-containing protein, with amino-acid sequence MQAQRYHYRRQIVHDLSTATRPFDFSEHLFSIDMSYNRREFLQQLGFGALQLGIISAIPASAWAATLHSGQLPRSSPEAQGLLAKNILDFTNAVEADKLNLHSLMILRQGKVVAEGWWAPYGPDMKHTLYSLSKSFTSTAIGLAVAEKKLTVEDKVVSFFPDDKPATISANLAAMRVKDLLTMSTGHDKDATGPVRESKEKNWVKAFLSLPVEHEPGTFFVYNSAATYMLSAIIQKLTGQTLLQYLTPRLFEPLGIDDPDWEVDPNGINTGGWGLRVKTEDIAKFGQLYLQKGEWNGKRILPAAWIEEATRSHIMSKGGSRKPEENDWLQGYGYQFWRCRNDAYRGDGAFGQYCIVMPKEDMVIAITSETGDMQAILDHVWNNILAAVKATGVPADKEIQAQLQKKLTTLALPLTAGKATAELATKLNNKSFKVADNSLKINKVSFEFAKGWCLFRLYDDKGEHLIVNGLGNWKVGLTDLSVMPLKLVLTPVPGEKLTKVAGNGAWIDENTFEMTWRFIETAHYETVTCKFEGDNVQVEFKRSLAILSKTKDARPVLSGEMLS; translated from the coding sequence TTGCAAGCACAAAGATACCATTACCGCAGACAAATCGTCCATGACCTGTCCACAGCCACCCGACCATTTGACTTTTCTGAACATTTATTCTCCATAGACATGTCTTACAATCGCAGGGAATTTTTACAACAACTTGGATTTGGTGCATTACAACTAGGTATAATCAGCGCAATTCCGGCATCGGCCTGGGCTGCAACATTACATTCCGGGCAATTACCGCGCAGCTCGCCGGAAGCGCAGGGATTGTTAGCGAAAAATATTCTCGATTTCACCAATGCAGTGGAAGCAGACAAGCTGAACTTGCACAGTTTAATGATCCTTCGGCAAGGAAAAGTGGTTGCGGAAGGCTGGTGGGCTCCTTATGGCCCGGATATGAAGCACACGCTTTATTCGCTGAGCAAAAGTTTCACTTCCACGGCCATCGGATTGGCGGTTGCAGAGAAAAAGCTGACCGTCGAGGACAAGGTTGTATCATTTTTCCCGGACGACAAACCTGCAACCATAAGCGCAAATCTGGCTGCTATGCGCGTAAAAGACTTGCTTACAATGTCCACCGGACATGATAAGGACGCGACAGGGCCGGTTAGGGAATCGAAAGAAAAGAATTGGGTGAAAGCATTCCTCTCATTGCCGGTTGAGCATGAGCCGGGGACGTTCTTTGTGTATAACAGTGCCGCAACGTATATGCTGTCGGCGATCATTCAGAAACTGACAGGACAAACATTGCTGCAATATCTGACGCCACGATTATTCGAGCCGCTGGGCATCGACGACCCGGATTGGGAAGTAGATCCGAATGGCATTAATACAGGTGGCTGGGGCCTGCGGGTTAAAACGGAAGATATCGCCAAATTCGGACAGCTTTATCTGCAAAAAGGCGAATGGAACGGCAAGCGCATCCTGCCTGCAGCCTGGATCGAGGAAGCGACGCGTTCACACATCATGTCCAAAGGCGGTTCCAGAAAACCGGAAGAAAACGACTGGCTGCAAGGTTACGGTTACCAGTTCTGGCGGTGCAGGAATGACGCTTACCGCGGCGACGGCGCTTTCGGGCAATATTGCATTGTGATGCCGAAGGAAGACATGGTGATTGCCATTACCAGTGAAACCGGTGATATGCAGGCGATTCTGGATCATGTTTGGAATAACATTCTCGCAGCGGTAAAGGCAACAGGCGTGCCAGCGGATAAGGAAATCCAGGCGCAGCTTCAAAAGAAATTGACAACCCTTGCATTGCCACTCACTGCCGGAAAGGCAACGGCTGAATTGGCCACGAAACTGAATAACAAAAGCTTCAAAGTGGCTGATAACAGCTTGAAAATAAACAAAGTATCATTTGAATTTGCAAAAGGCTGGTGCTTATTCCGGCTTTATGATGATAAAGGTGAACATTTAATCGTGAACGGGCTGGGCAACTGGAAAGTGGGATTAACAGATCTGTCAGTCATGCCGCTAAAACTCGTATTAACGCCTGTCCCAGGTGAAAAATTAACGAAAGTGGCCGGAAACGGGGCCTGGATTGATGAAAATACATTTGAAATGACCTGGCGATTTATCGAAACAGCTCACTATGAAACCGTAACCTGCAAATTTGAGGGCGACAATGTCCAGGTCGAATTCAAACGCAGCCTTGCCATTCTAAGCAAAACAAAAGACGCACGACCTGTGTTGAGTGGGGAGATGCTGTCCTAG
- a CDS encoding Txe/YoeB family addiction module toxin, which yields MRLLFHDEGWDDYLYWQETDKKIVKKINELIKACKRSPFDGIGKPEPLKGDLVDCWSRRITDEHRFVYYIGENTITVLKCRHHYKK from the coding sequence ATGAGGTTACTCTTTCATGACGAAGGTTGGGACGATTATTTGTATTGGCAGGAGACAGATAAAAAGATTGTCAAAAAGATAAATGAGCTGATAAAAGCTTGTAAACGATCCCCTTTTGACGGAATAGGAAAACCTGAACCATTAAAAGGGGATCTCGTTGACTGCTGGTCCCGAAGAATCACCGATGAGCATCGATTTGTCTATTACATTGGGGAAAATACGATTACTGTCCTGAAATGCCGTCATCATTACAAGAAATGA
- a CDS encoding DUF2911 domain-containing protein yields the protein MKRKFLLSLTLILIAFAAQSQKFRPLDKSPRDIAYFPDHFAHDRKDGEKALVKVSYSRPYLKGREAFGKLEPYGKVWRTGADEATEIKFYQDATFGGKKVKAGTYSLFSIPGEKEWTIILSSDLDYWGAYKYKEANDVLRVTAPVKNAEAPIENFSIVFEKVSDTSAKMFMGWANAVVEVPVSF from the coding sequence ATGAAAAGAAAATTTCTCCTTTCCCTGACATTAATCCTCATTGCTTTTGCGGCCCAGTCGCAGAAATTCAGGCCATTGGACAAAAGCCCGCGTGACATTGCTTACTTCCCCGATCACTTTGCTCACGACCGTAAAGATGGTGAGAAGGCGTTGGTTAAAGTTTCATACAGCCGCCCCTATCTGAAAGGAAGAGAGGCTTTCGGCAAACTGGAACCTTACGGAAAGGTTTGGAGAACAGGTGCTGATGAAGCTACGGAAATCAAGTTTTACCAGGACGCGACATTTGGCGGTAAGAAAGTGAAAGCAGGAACCTATTCGCTTTTTAGCATTCCAGGCGAAAAAGAATGGACCATTATTCTGAGCTCGGACCTGGATTATTGGGGAGCATACAAATATAAAGAAGCAAATGATGTGCTTCGTGTAACGGCGCCTGTAAAGAATGCGGAAGCACCAATCGAGAATTTTTCAATCGTTTTTGAGAAAGTTTCAGACACTTCGGCCAAAATGTTCATGGGGTGGGCGAACGCTGTGGTTGAGGTTCCGGTTAGTTTTTAA